Proteins from one Rhinopithecus roxellana isolate Shanxi Qingling chromosome 20, ASM756505v1, whole genome shotgun sequence genomic window:
- the TPPP3 gene encoding tubulin polymerization-promoting protein family member 3, translating to MAASTDIAGLEESFRKFAIHGDPKASGQEMNGKNWAKLCKDCKVADGKAVTGTDVDIVFSKVKGKSARVINYEEFKKALEELATKRFKGKSKEEAFDAICQLVAGKEPANVGVTKAKTGGAVDRLTDTSRYTGSHKERFDESGKGKGIAGRQDILDDSGYVSAYKNAGTYDTKVKK from the exons ATGGCAGCAAGCACAGACATCGCTGGACTGGAGGAGAGCTTCCGCAAGTTTGCCATCCATGGTGACCCCAAGGCCAGTGGGCAAGAGATGAATGGCAAGAACTGGGCCAAGTTGTGCAAGGACTGCAAGGTGGCTGACGGAAAGGCCGTGACAGGGACCGATGTGGACATCGTCTTCTCCAAAGTCAA GGGGAAGTCTGCTCGGGTCATCAACTATGAGGAGTTCAAGAAGGCCCTGGAAGAGCTGGCGACCAAGCGATTCAAGGGGAAGAGCAAAGAGGAGGCCTTCGATGCCATCTGCCAgctggtggcaggcaaagagccAGCCAATGTGGGCGTCACC aaagcaaaaacaggGGGTGCTGTAGACCGGCTGACGGACACCAGCAGGTACACGGGCTCCCACAAGGAGCGCTTCGATGAGAGCGGCAAGGGCAAGGGCATTGCAGGACGGCAGGACATCCTGGACGACAGTGGCTACGTGAGTGCCTACAAGAATGCAGGCACCTATGACACCAAGGTGAAGAAGTGA